A window of the Bacillus sp. A301a_S52 genome harbors these coding sequences:
- a CDS encoding altronate dehydratase, protein MKEDYLQVHKSDNVIVALRELNAGETINLSTGPLKVTETIRKGHKVAVTKIEKEQHVIKYGYPIGSAKSDISAGEWIHTHNVKTNLEGTLSYEYQPKKSLLNVKSHSERTFRGYRRKNGEVGIRNEIWIINTVGCINKTAEIVAKNANDTYSDEKVDGIYHYPHLFGCSQLGDDLHNTQKILRNLVMHPNAAAILVMGLGCENNHIAEFKKVLGDYDEERVKFIAVQESADEISEALELVEELVDYARTFKREDISVSELKVGLKCGGSDGFSGITGNPLLGSFSDKLIAHGGTTVLTEVPEMFGAEKILMERAKDEIVFNKIVNLINDFKDYFLKHGQNVYENPSPGNKEGGITTLEEKSLGNVQKGGFAEVTDVLPYGERLSQKGLTLLQGPGNDLVSVTALAASGAHIVIFTTGRGTPFGGPVPTIKVSTNTALAEKKEKWIDFDAGQMISGKNKQELTDDFFDYMLDIASGTVKARNEQYGFKEISIFKDGVIL, encoded by the coding sequence ATGAAAGAGGATTATTTGCAAGTTCATAAATCAGATAATGTCATTGTCGCCCTTAGAGAGTTAAACGCTGGGGAAACAATTAACCTGAGTACTGGCCCTTTAAAGGTGACAGAGACAATTCGGAAAGGACATAAAGTTGCTGTCACAAAAATCGAAAAAGAGCAACATGTTATCAAATACGGCTATCCTATCGGAAGCGCAAAATCAGATATTTCAGCAGGTGAGTGGATTCACACCCATAATGTGAAAACCAATTTGGAGGGAACCCTTTCCTACGAGTACCAACCTAAAAAATCGTTATTGAATGTTAAAAGTCATTCGGAAAGAACATTTAGAGGCTATCGTAGAAAAAATGGTGAAGTAGGAATTAGGAATGAAATTTGGATTATCAATACGGTGGGCTGTATTAATAAAACGGCTGAAATAGTTGCGAAAAATGCGAATGACACCTACAGCGATGAGAAAGTCGATGGGATCTATCATTACCCGCATCTCTTTGGCTGCTCACAACTGGGGGATGATCTGCATAACACGCAAAAAATATTGCGGAATCTTGTGATGCACCCAAATGCTGCTGCTATTTTAGTGATGGGCCTTGGCTGTGAGAACAATCACATTGCAGAGTTTAAAAAGGTTCTCGGTGATTATGATGAAGAGCGTGTCAAATTCATCGCGGTGCAAGAAAGTGCTGATGAAATTAGTGAAGCACTTGAGTTAGTTGAAGAGCTAGTGGATTACGCTCGAACGTTTAAGCGTGAGGATATATCGGTCTCGGAATTAAAGGTCGGGCTAAAATGTGGTGGGTCTGATGGCTTTTCAGGTATAACAGGTAATCCATTATTAGGGTCTTTCTCTGATAAATTAATTGCTCATGGCGGCACAACAGTATTAACAGAAGTGCCTGAAATGTTTGGTGCAGAAAAGATTCTTATGGAACGGGCAAAGGATGAAATCGTATTTAACAAAATTGTTAATCTAATTAATGATTTTAAAGATTATTTCCTCAAGCATGGTCAAAATGTGTATGAAAATCCTTCCCCAGGTAATAAAGAAGGTGGTATTACGACGCTCGAAGAAAAGTCTCTTGGGAATGTGCAAAAAGGGGGCTTTGCAGAAGTGACAGATGTTTTACCGTATGGAGAAAGATTGTCACAGAAAGGGCTAACTCTTTTACAGGGGCCAGGAAACGATTTAGTATCCGTTACAGCACTTGCAGCTTCAGGAGCTCATATCGTTATTTTTACGACTGGTAGAGGCACCCCGTTTGGCGGCCCAGTACCGACTATCAAAGTGTCAACTAACACAGCTTTAGCAGAGAAAAAGGAGAAATGGATCGACTTTGATGCAGGACAAATGATTAGCGGAAAAAATAAGCAGGAACTAACAGATGACTTTTTTGATTATATGCTAGATATTGCTTCCGGAACAGTAAAGGCCAGAAATGAACAATATGGATTCAAGGAAATTTCAATTTTTAAAGATGGTGTTATTTTATAA
- a CDS encoding sugar phosphate isomerase/epimerase, translating to MSVGVLAHLFGKQPYEKLATQVGAYGFTNIQLALWKAIDNYPFSEQSVLSPALAKKIADEFAKHGVSIAVLACYLHLFERDAKAREVTLERYKECIRHARFFGAPMVATEVGKPISTSNKEDWKILVRSVADLAEEAEKWGVFLGLEAANGHLAGTASQLKALIDDVKSSHIGVVIDAGNLMTEENFAHQDDVIAEAFDLLGDRVIAAHAKDRKFSETGELLVLPAGQGEMNYDKYLNLLEKTKPNVPIILEECRPEEMDDSKRYIESIRQRYTPFL from the coding sequence ATGTCAGTAGGAGTTTTAGCGCATCTTTTTGGTAAACAGCCTTACGAAAAGCTTGCAACTCAAGTGGGGGCATACGGATTTACTAATATCCAGCTTGCGTTATGGAAGGCGATTGACAACTATCCGTTCTCTGAACAGAGTGTGTTGTCGCCTGCATTAGCAAAGAAGATAGCAGATGAATTTGCCAAGCATGGTGTTTCCATCGCTGTTTTAGCGTGTTACTTACATTTATTTGAAAGGGATGCTAAAGCCCGGGAAGTGACACTTGAAAGATACAAAGAATGTATTCGTCATGCCAGGTTTTTCGGTGCACCAATGGTTGCTACTGAAGTGGGAAAGCCTATCAGCACCTCTAATAAAGAAGATTGGAAGATTCTCGTACGTTCAGTAGCTGATTTGGCGGAAGAAGCAGAAAAGTGGGGTGTCTTTTTAGGGTTAGAAGCGGCGAATGGCCATTTGGCAGGAACAGCTTCTCAACTTAAAGCACTTATAGATGATGTGAAGTCCTCTCATATAGGAGTCGTTATTGATGCAGGAAACCTTATGACTGAAGAAAATTTTGCCCACCAGGATGATGTGATAGCAGAGGCCTTTGATCTATTAGGTGACCGAGTTATCGCTGCCCACGCAAAAGATCGAAAATTTAGTGAAACAGGAGAACTCCTTGTCCTACCAGCGGGACAGGGTGAGATGAATTATGATAAGTATCTTAATTTGTTGGAAAAAACAAAGCCCAATGTGCCGATTATTTTGGAAGAATGTCGGCCAGAAGAGATGGATGATTCAAAAAGATATATTGAATCCATTCGACAAAGATACACTCCTTTCTTATAA